One part of the Mycobacterium marinum genome encodes these proteins:
- a CDS encoding DUF3558 domain-containing protein translates to MSGWMRRGSRRGNGAGLRAAAVLLAVLVSITGCSRSISGNAIKAGGGGVPRNNNSEQQYPNLLKECEVLTTDILAKTVGADPLDIQSTFVGAICRWQAANPAGLIDITRYWFEQGSLSNERKVAEGLKYQVESRTIQGVDSIVMRPNDPNGACGVASDAAGVVGWWVNPQAPGIDACSQAIKLMELTLATNS, encoded by the coding sequence ATGAGCGGTTGGATGCGTCGTGGATCTCGGCGCGGTAATGGTGCAGGCCTGCGCGCGGCGGCCGTGCTGCTGGCGGTGCTGGTGTCGATAACCGGCTGCTCGAGGTCGATTTCGGGCAACGCCATCAAAGCGGGCGGGGGTGGGGTCCCACGCAACAACAATTCCGAGCAGCAGTACCCCAACCTGCTCAAAGAATGTGAAGTGCTGACCACCGACATCCTGGCCAAGACGGTGGGCGCCGATCCGCTCGACATTCAGAGCACGTTCGTCGGCGCGATCTGCCGCTGGCAGGCAGCCAACCCGGCCGGGCTGATCGACATCACCCGGTACTGGTTCGAGCAGGGCAGCTTGAGCAACGAACGCAAGGTGGCCGAGGGACTGAAGTATCAGGTCGAGAGTCGCACCATTCAGGGCGTCGACTCGATTGTGATGCGACCCAATGACCCCAACGGCGCATGCGGCGTCGCAAGCGACGCCGCCGGAGTTGTCGGCTGGTGGGTCAATCCTCAGGCCCCCGGTATCGATGCCTGCTCGCAGGCCATCAAGCTGATGGAGCTGACGCTGGCCACCAACTCCTGA
- a CDS encoding DUF3558 domain-containing protein, with amino-acid sequence MALSPAVAGCSNSGDNNPGATVSSTPGSSEGRHGPFFPQCGGVSDQTVTQLTRISGLINTAQNSVGCQWLAGGGIMGPHFSFSWYRGSPIGRERKTEELSRASVEDINIDGHSGFIAIGNEPTLGDSLCEVGIQFQDDFIEWSVSFNQKPFPPPCDVARELTRQSIANSK; translated from the coding sequence ATGGCTCTGAGTCCCGCAGTTGCAGGGTGCTCCAATTCCGGTGACAACAATCCCGGTGCGACGGTTTCGTCGACCCCGGGCAGCTCCGAGGGCCGTCACGGACCGTTCTTTCCGCAGTGCGGCGGTGTCAGCGACCAGACAGTGACACAGTTGACCAGGATCAGTGGCCTGATCAACACGGCTCAGAACTCGGTGGGGTGCCAGTGGTTGGCGGGCGGCGGCATCATGGGCCCGCACTTCTCCTTCTCCTGGTACCGCGGCAGTCCAATCGGTCGTGAGCGCAAGACCGAGGAGCTCTCCCGCGCGAGTGTCGAGGACATCAACATCGACGGCCACAGCGGCTTCATCGCCATCGGCAACGAGCCCACCCTGGGCGACTCGTTGTGTGAGGTAGGGATCCAGTTCCAGGACGACTTCATCGAATGGTCGGTGAGCTTCAACCAGAAGCCATTCCCGCCGCCGTGTGACGTCGCCAGGGAACTCACTCGTCAGTCGATTGCGAACTCGAAATGA